A region of Anguilla rostrata isolate EN2019 chromosome 10, ASM1855537v3, whole genome shotgun sequence DNA encodes the following proteins:
- the LOC135264872 gene encoding ankyrin-1-like isoform X7 has product MAQAAKHLRKNKDLEAIAEQERKEKEEEKNKKRNRSRDRKRKAHVVHRWLIDQDSSVSSEQLESRGIWHFDETADAATSFLRAARSGNLDKALDHIKNGIDINSANQNGLNGLHLASKEGHVKMVLELLHNGIVLETTTKKGNTALHIASLAGQEQVVTELVNYGANVNAQSQKGFTPLYMAAQENHLEVVKFLLENGANQSIPTEDGFSPLAVALQQGHENVVALLINYGTKGKVRLPALHIAARNDDTRTAAVLLQNDPNPDVLSKTGFTPLHIAAHYENLNVAQLLLNRGANVNFTPKNGITPLHIASRRGNVIMVRLLLDRGAQIDAKTKDELTPLHCAARNGHVRIIEILLDHGAPIQAKTKNGLSPIHMAAQGDHLDCVRQLLQYNAEIDDITLDHLTPLHVAAHCGHHRMAKVLLDKGAKPNARALNGFTPLHIACKKNHGRVMDLLLKHLASLEAVTESGLTPLHVASFMGHLNIVKILLQKGASPNASNVKVETPLHMASRAGHCEVAEFLLQNTAPVDAKAKDDQTPLHCASRMGHKELVKLLLEHKANPNSTTTAGHTPLHIAAREGHASTIRILLDGEAQQTKMTKKGFTPLHVASKYGKVDVAELLLERGANPNAAGKNGLTPLHVAVHHNNLDVVKLLVSKGGSPHSAARNGYTPLHIASKQNQVEVASTLLQYGASANAESLQGVTPLHLASQEGRPDMVSLLISKQANVNLGNKSGLTPLHLVAQEGHVSIADILVKQGASVYAATRMGYTPLHVACHYGNIKMVKFLLQQQANVNSKTRVGYTPLHQAAQQGHTDIVTLLLKHGAQPNELTTNGTSALAIAKRLGYISVIDVLKLVTEETVSVQTTTEKHRMSFPETVDEILDVSEDEGEELLGVEGTRYVKMDDLKDHDDDFLSPKKSLDYESGLGTAIPCVSPETVILKEHVMEQQHTPVPLPKEYDEDSLIPSSPATETSDNVSPVASPVHTGFLVSFMVDARGGSMRGSRHNGLRVIIPPRTCAAPTRITCRLVKPQKLTTPPPLVEGEGLASRIISLGPASMQFLGPVIVEIPHFAALGRGDRELVVLRSENGSVWKEHRNRYGDDVLETILNGMDEDLECQEELGKKRIRRIISTDFPLYFAVVSRVQQESDLIGPEGGQLTSKLVPLVQATFPETAVTKRVRLGLQAQPVPDELVTKLLGNQATFSPVVTVEPRRRKFHRPIGLRIPLPPSWRESPRDSGEGDTTSLRLLCSVIGGTAPAQWEDITGTTKLVYANDCANFTTNVSARFWLADCPRTAEAVSFANLLYRELSAVPYMAKFVVFAKMNEVREGRLRCYCMTDDKMDKTLEQHENFTEVARSRDIEVMEGMPLHLECSGNLVPVRKATHQPRCFSFQAFRDNRLPVSVKVRDSSKDPSGFLSFLRKSTKYEDSQHVLCNLNITMPPCIKVVGSEDRRRTLTPLALRERYSALNEPAMASMSAMERTELKMAVISEQLGLSWAELARELQFSVDDINKIRVENPNSLLEQSSTLLNLWATREGKRAKMESLYAALRSIDRTDIVNMLEGQGSQPMPGSREGGGRRQGDHVLITNGHGLVQEELLSPASMHYLLPSPLSGEPYWQEVSSMDCAPIATTEEDTLMEMSEVQVWPSGASPSLVAVEDSSLECSNADDSEGLLGTPYGTLCRPDSGASGYSGGGGLSGSMELVEAVEDLAETGGANPGVNVNGLDKGQRSEVERSEATAAAGGSMTSRAGEGEGGGGGEGEGGGGGGGGVEGPGSEDGLSVVAGQQRVYARLSESPGLSRVAERNGDRSGSTSFLSYLQDQSNPGWHCSPDSPPMWAGPNSRQCIESVMSSVRAGVGGDSSQSRVSQESLLQPVRDTGHSEILMGHFRGTQPFEKGLGFPHRAPELRGWDEARLRGQGDELEDLPGEQVSEEQFTDEHGNIVTKKIVRKVVRRGKGNGSEGGQEVIVEGSLQEAEELEAEAEQLMNYAILGRETSKPDFVDMKKGAQIVKRASLRRVKQ; this is encoded by the exons AAGGGCTTCACTCCTCTCTACATGGCCGCACAAGAGAATCACCTGGAGGTGGTTAAGTTCCTGCTGGAGAatggagccaatcagagcattCCAACAGAG GATGGTTTCAGCCCCCTGGCCGTggccctgcagcagggccaTGAGAACGTGGTGGCGCTGCTCATAAACTACGGCACCAAAGGGAAGGTGCGGCTGCCCGCCCTCCACATCGCGGCGCGTAATGATGACACGCGCACCGCCGCCGTCCTGCTGCAGAACGACCCCAACCCAGACGTCCTGAGCAAG ACGGGGTTCACCCCCCTCCACATCGCTGCGCATTATGAGAACCTGAACGTGGCTCAGCTACTGCTCAACAGGGGCGCCAACGTCAACTTCACCCCCAAG AATGGCATCACGCCCTTACACATAGCGTCGCGGAGGGGCAACGTGATCATGGTACGGCTGCTGCTGGACAGAGGGGCACAGATAGACGCCAAAACTAAG GACGAGCTCACGCCCTTGCATTGTGCTGCCAGAAACGGACACGTGCGCATCATCGAGATCCTGCTGGACCACGGTGCCCCCATCCAGGCCAAAACCAAA AACGGCCTGTCTCCGATCCACATGGCCGCGCAGGGGGATCACCTGGACTGCGTTCGGCAGCTCCTGCAGTACAACGCTGAGATCGATGACATCACGCTGGACCACCTGACCCCGCTGCACGTGGCGGCGCACTGCGGCCACCACCGCATGGCCAAAGTGCTGCTGGACAAGGGGGCGAAGCCCAACGCCCGAGCGCTG AACGGGTTCACACCGCTGCACATCGCCTGTAAGAAGAACCACGGCCGTGTGATGGACCTGCTGCTCAAGCACCTGGCGTCCCTGGAGGCGGTGACCGAG TCTGGTCTTACTCCACTTCATGTGGCTTCCTTCATGGGACACCTCAATATAGTGAAGATCCTTCTCCAGAAGGGGGCGTCGCCCAATGCTTCCAATGTG AAAGTGGAAACCCCGTTGCATATGGCGTCGCGGGCAGGCCACTGTGAGGTGGCGGAGTTCCTCCTGCAGAACACGGCGCCGGTGGACGCCAAAGCAAAG gatGACCAGACCCCCCTGCACTGCGCTTCCCGCATGGGCCACAAGGAGCTGgtgaagctgctgctggagcacaAGGCCAACCCCAACTCCACCACCACGGCCGGCCACACCCCCCTGCACATCGCCGCCCGGGAGGGCCACGCCTCCACCATCCGCATCCTGCTGGACGGGGAGGCCCAGCAGACCAAAATGACCAAG AAAGGATTCACTCCCCTCCACGTGGCCTCCAAATACGGCAAGGTGGACGTGGCAGAGCTGCTCCTGGAGAGAGGAGCCAACCCAAACGCCGCCGGAAAG AATGGGCTGACCCCTCTGCATGTGGCCGTCCACCACAACAACCTGGACGTGGTCAAACTTCTGGTCAGCAAAGGGGGGTCCCCACACAGTGCGGCCCGA aACGGCTACACCCCCCTGCACATCGCGTCCAAGCAGAACCAGGTGGAGGTGGCCAGCACCCTGCTCCAGTACGGGGCGTCGGCCAACGCAGAGTCCCTGCAGGGGGTCACGCCCCTGCACCTGGCCTCCCAGGAGGGCCGCCCCGACATGGTCTCCCTGCTCATCTCCAAACAGGCCAACGTCAACCTGGGCAACAAG agtGGACTTACCCCTCTGCACCTGGTGGCTCAGGAGGGTCATGTGAGCATCGCGGACATCCTGGTGAAGCAGGGCGCCTCAGTCTACGCCGCGACGCGG ATGGGCTACACTCCGCTTCATGTGGCATGTCACTATGGCAACATCAAAATGGTGAAGTTTCTCCTGCAGCAGCAAGCCAATGTCAACAGCAAGACTAGG GTGGGGTACACGCCCCTACACCAGGCGGCTCAGCAGGGTCACACGGACATCGTCACCCTGCTGCTGAAACATGGAGCCCAGCCTAACGAGCTCACCACC AACGGAACCTCTGCCCTGGCCATCGCTAAGCGGTTGGGGTACATCTCCGTCATCGATGTGCTGAAGCTGGTTACCGAGGAGACCGTGTCCGTG cagaCTACTACAGAGAAGCACCGCATGAGCTTCCCTGAGACGGTGGACGAGATCCTGGACGTGTCGGAGGATGAAG GTGAGGAGCTGCTTGGGGTGGAGGGCACCAGGTACGTGAAGATGGATGACCTGAAAGACCATGATGACGATTTTCTGTCGCCCAAGAAATCGTTGGACTATGAGAGCGGGCTGGGCACAGC GATTCCCTGCGTCTCCCCGGAAACGGTCATTCTGAAGGAGCATGTGATGGAGCAG CAGCACACCCCCGTCCCTCTTCCGAAGGAGTACGACGAGGACTCCCTCATCCCCAGCAGCCCGGCCACCGAGACGTCGGACAACGTCAGTCCCGTCGCCAGCCCTGTTCACACTGG GTTCCTGGTTAGCTTCATGGTGGACGCCCGGGGCGGGTCGATGCGGGGGAGCAGACACAACGGCCTTCGAGTCATCATCCCGCCCCGCACCTGCGCCGCCCCCACCCGCATCACCTGCCGCCTGGTCAAGCCGCAGAAGCTCACGACCCCGCCCCCgctggtggagggggaggggcttgccAGCCGCATCATCTCCCTGGGGCCCGCCAGCATGCAGTTCCTCGG GCCCGTGATTGTGGAGATCCCCCACTTCGCTGCGCTGGGCCGGGGGGATCGGGAGCTGGTGGTTCTGCGCAGCGAGAACGGATCCGTCTGGAAGGAGCACCGTAATCGCTACGGCGACGACGTTCTGGAGACCATCCTCAACGGCATGGATGAAG ACCTGGAGTGCCAGGAGGAGCTGGGGAAGAAGCGCATCCGTCGCATCATCTCCACCGACTTCCCCCTCTACTTCGCCGTGGTGTCGCGCGTCCAGCAGGAGAGCGATCTGATTGGCCCGGAGGGCGGTCAGCTGACCAGCAAGCTGGTGCCCTTGGTCCAGGCGACTTTCCCAGAGACGGCGGTGACCAAGAGAGTCCGTCTGGGACTGCAG GCCCAGCCGGTTCCTGACGAGCTGGTGACCAAGTTGCTGGGTAACCAGGCCACCTTCAGCCCGGTTGTGACGGTGGAGCCGCGGAGGAGGAAGTTCCACAGGCCCATCGGCCTCCgcatccccctgcccccctcctggAGGGAGAGCCCAAGGGATTCTGGGGAGGGAGACACCACCAGCCTGCGCCTGCTCTGCAGCGTCATTG gtgGTACAGCCCCAGCCCAGTGGGAAGACATCACTGGCACCACCAAGCTGGTGTATGCTAATGACTGCGCTAACTTCACCACCAATGTATCGGCACG gtTCTGGCTGGCTGACTGTCCCAGGACGGCCGAGGCGGTGTCCTTCGCCAACCTGCTGTACCGGGAGCTGTCGGCGGTGCCGTACATGGCCAAGTTCGTGGTGTTCGCCAAGATGAACGAGGTGCGGGAGGGGCGGCTGCGCTGCTACTGCATGACGGACGACAAGATGGACAAGACGCTGGAGCAGCACGAGAACTTCACTGAGGTGGCCCGCAGCCGGGACATCGAG gtgatgGAGGGCATGCCTCTGCACCTGGAGTGCTCGGGGAACCTGGTGCCCGTGCGCAAGGCTACCCATCAGCCTCGCTGCTTCAGCTTCCAGGCCTTCAGAGACAACCGGCTGCCCGTCTCCGTcaag GTGAGGGACAGCAGTAAAGATCCTTCGGGATTTTTGTCCTTCCTGCGCAAGTCCACCAAGTACGAGGACAGCCAACACGTTCTGTGCAACCTCAACATCACCATGCCGCCCTGCATCAAG GTTGTGGGGAGCGAAGACCGCAGACGAACTTTGACCCCGCTGGCCCTGAGGGAGAGATATAGCGCCCTGAACGAGCCGGCCATGG CGTCCATGAGCGCCATGGAGAGGACAGAGCTGAAGATGGCGGTGATATCCGAACAGCTGGGCCTCAGCTGGGCAg aGCTGGCAAGGGAGCTGCAGTTCAGTGTGGATGACATTAATAAGATCCGTGTGGAGAACCCAAACTCCCTGCTGGAGCAGAGCTCCACCCTCCTGAACCTGTGGGCCACTCGGGAGGGCAAAAGGGCAAAGA tgGAGAGTCTGTATGCAGCCCTCAGAAGCATAGACCGGACAGACATCGTCAACATGCTGGAGGGTCAAGGGTCACAGCCCATGCCTGGGAGCCGCGAGGGGGGCGGCCGTCGGCAAGGCGACCATGTGCTCATAACCAATG GTCACGGGCTAGTGCAGGAGGAGCTTCTCTCCCCGGCCTCCATGCACtacctcctcccctcccccctcagcggGGAGCCCTACTGGCAGGAGGTCTCCAGCATGGACTGCGCCCCCATCgccaccacagaagaagacacGCTCATGGAGATGTCCGAGGTGCAGGTGTGGCCCTCGGGGGCCAGTCCGTCCCTGGTGGCCGTGGAGGACTCCTCGCTGGAGTGCAGCAACGCCGACGATTCGGAGGGGCTCCTGGGGACCCCTTACGGGACGCTGTGTCGGCCGGATAGCGGGGCCAGCGGCTACAGCGGAGGGGGCGGGCTCAGCGGCTCCATGGAGCTGGTGGAGGCGGTGGAGGACCTGGCGGAAACGGGCGGAGCCAACCCCGGGGTCAACGTCAACGGGCTGGACAAGGGTCAGAGGTCGGAGGTCGAGAGGTCGGAGGCGACGGCGGCGGCAGGCGGCAGCATGACGAGCAGAGccggagaaggagagggaggaggaggaggagaaggagagggaggaggaggaggaggaggaggagtggaggggCCGGGCTCAGAGGATGGCCTTTCTGTCGTTGCAGGACAGCAGCGAGTGTACGCCCGGCTGAGCGAGTCGCCCGGACTGAGCCGTGTCGCCGAGCGCAACGGCGACAG gtCGGGCAGCACCTCCTTCCTCTCTTACCTGCAGGACCAGTCGAACCCGGGCTGGCACTGCAGCCCGGATTCCCCGccgatgtgggcggggccaaaTTCCAGGCAGTGCATAgaatctgtgatgtcatcggtGCGGGCCGGCGTGGGCGGGGACTCCAGCCAGTCGCGCGTCTCCCAGGAGTCCCTGCTGCAGCCGGTGCGGGACACGGGGCACTCCGAGATCCTGATGGGTCACTTTAGGGGGACGCAGCCCTTCGAGAAGGGGCTGGGCTTCCCCCATCGCGCCCCCGAGCTGCGGGGGTGGGACGAGGCACGCCTCAGAGGGCAG GGCGATGAGCTGGAGGATCTTCCTGGAGAGCAAGTGAGCGAGGAGCAGTTCACCGACGAGCACGGAAACATCGTCACCAAGAAG ATTGTGCGGAAGGTGGTTCGGAGGGGGAAGGGTAATGGCtcggagggggggcaggaggtgaTCGTGGAGGGCTCCCTGCAGGAGGCCGAGGAGCTGGAGGCAGAGGCTGAGCAGCTCATGAACTACGCCATTCTGGGCCGGGAGACCAGCAAG
- the LOC135264872 gene encoding ankyrin-1-like isoform X10 gives MAQAAKHLRKNKDLEAIAEQERKEKEEEKNKKRNRSRDRKRKAHVVHRWLIDQDSSVSSEQLESRGIWHFDETADAATSFLRAARSGNLDKALDHIKNGIDINSANQNGLNGLHLASKEGHVKMVLELLHNGIVLETTTKKGNTALHIASLAGQEQVVTELVNYGANVNAQSQKGFTPLYMAAQENHLEVVKFLLENGANQSIPTEDGFSPLAVALQQGHENVVALLINYGTKGKVRLPALHIAARNDDTRTAAVLLQNDPNPDVLSKTGFTPLHIAAHYENLNVAQLLLNRGANVNFTPKNGITPLHIASRRGNVIMVRLLLDRGAQIDAKTKDELTPLHCAARNGHVRIIEILLDHGAPIQAKTKNGLSPIHMAAQGDHLDCVRQLLQYNAEIDDITLDHLTPLHVAAHCGHHRMAKVLLDKGAKPNARALNGFTPLHIACKKNHGRVMDLLLKHLASLEAVTESGLTPLHVASFMGHLNIVKILLQKGASPNASNVKVETPLHMASRAGHCEVAEFLLQNTAPVDAKAKDDQTPLHCASRMGHKELVKLLLEHKANPNSTTTAGHTPLHIAAREGHASTIRILLDGEAQQTKMTKKGFTPLHVASKYGKVDVAELLLERGANPNAAGKNGLTPLHVAVHHNNLDVVKLLVSKGGSPHSAARNGYTPLHIASKQNQVEVASTLLQYGASANAESLQGVTPLHLASQEGRPDMVSLLISKQANVNLGNKSGLTPLHLVAQEGHVSIADILVKQGASVYAATRMGYTPLHVACHYGNIKMVKFLLQQQANVNSKTRVGYTPLHQAAQQGHTDIVTLLLKHGAQPNELTTNGTSALAIAKRLGYISVIDVLKLVTEETVSVQTTTEKHRMSFPETVDEILDVSEDEGEELLGVEGTSNYSPAIPRIPCVSPETVILKEHVMEQQHTPVPLPKEYDEDSLIPSSPATETSDNVSPVASPVHTGFLVSFMVDARGGSMRGSRHNGLRVIIPPRTCAAPTRITCRLVKPQKLTTPPPLVEGEGLASRIISLGPASMQFLGPVIVEIPHFAALGRGDRELVVLRSENGSVWKEHRNRYGDDVLETILNGMDEDLECQEELGKKRIRRIISTDFPLYFAVVSRVQQESDLIGPEGGQLTSKLVPLVQATFPETAVTKRVRLGLQAQPVPDELVTKLLGNQATFSPVVTVEPRRRKFHRPIGLRIPLPPSWRESPRDSGEGDTTSLRLLCSVIGGTAPAQWEDITGTTKLVYANDCANFTTNVSARFWLADCPRTAEAVSFANLLYRELSAVPYMAKFVVFAKMNEVREGRLRCYCMTDDKMDKTLEQHENFTEVARSRDIEVMEGMPLHLECSGNLVPVRKATHQPRCFSFQAFRDNRLPVSVKVRDSSKDPSGFLSFLRKSTKYEDSQHVLCNLNITMPPCIKVVGSEDRRRTLTPLALRERYSALNEPAMASMSAMERTELKMAVISEQLGLSWAELARELQFSVDDINKIRVENPNSLLEQSSTLLNLWATREGKRAKMESLYAALRSIDRTDIVNMLEGQGSQPMPGSREGGGRRQGDHVLITNGHGLVQEELLSPASMHYLLPSPLSGEPYWQEVSSMDCAPIATTEEDTLMEMSEVQVWPSGASPSLVAVEDSSLECSNADDSEGLLGTPYGTLCRPDSGASGYSGGGGLSGSMELVEAVEDLAETGGANPGVNVNGLDKGQRSEVERSEATAAAGGSMTSRAGEGEGGGGGEGEGGGGGGGGVEGPGSEDGLSVVAGQQRVYARLSESPGLSRVAERNGDRSGSTSFLSYLQDQSNPGWHCSPDSPPMWAGPNSRQCIESVMSSVRAGVGGDSSQSRVSQESLLQPVRDTGHSEILMGHFRGTQPFEKGLGFPHRAPELRGWDEARLRGQGDELEDLPGEQVSEEQFTDEHGNIVTKKIVRKVVRRGKGNGSEGGQEVIVEGSLQEAEELEAEAEQLMNYAILGRETSKPDFVDMKKGAQIVKRASLRRVKQ, from the exons AAGGGCTTCACTCCTCTCTACATGGCCGCACAAGAGAATCACCTGGAGGTGGTTAAGTTCCTGCTGGAGAatggagccaatcagagcattCCAACAGAG GATGGTTTCAGCCCCCTGGCCGTggccctgcagcagggccaTGAGAACGTGGTGGCGCTGCTCATAAACTACGGCACCAAAGGGAAGGTGCGGCTGCCCGCCCTCCACATCGCGGCGCGTAATGATGACACGCGCACCGCCGCCGTCCTGCTGCAGAACGACCCCAACCCAGACGTCCTGAGCAAG ACGGGGTTCACCCCCCTCCACATCGCTGCGCATTATGAGAACCTGAACGTGGCTCAGCTACTGCTCAACAGGGGCGCCAACGTCAACTTCACCCCCAAG AATGGCATCACGCCCTTACACATAGCGTCGCGGAGGGGCAACGTGATCATGGTACGGCTGCTGCTGGACAGAGGGGCACAGATAGACGCCAAAACTAAG GACGAGCTCACGCCCTTGCATTGTGCTGCCAGAAACGGACACGTGCGCATCATCGAGATCCTGCTGGACCACGGTGCCCCCATCCAGGCCAAAACCAAA AACGGCCTGTCTCCGATCCACATGGCCGCGCAGGGGGATCACCTGGACTGCGTTCGGCAGCTCCTGCAGTACAACGCTGAGATCGATGACATCACGCTGGACCACCTGACCCCGCTGCACGTGGCGGCGCACTGCGGCCACCACCGCATGGCCAAAGTGCTGCTGGACAAGGGGGCGAAGCCCAACGCCCGAGCGCTG AACGGGTTCACACCGCTGCACATCGCCTGTAAGAAGAACCACGGCCGTGTGATGGACCTGCTGCTCAAGCACCTGGCGTCCCTGGAGGCGGTGACCGAG TCTGGTCTTACTCCACTTCATGTGGCTTCCTTCATGGGACACCTCAATATAGTGAAGATCCTTCTCCAGAAGGGGGCGTCGCCCAATGCTTCCAATGTG AAAGTGGAAACCCCGTTGCATATGGCGTCGCGGGCAGGCCACTGTGAGGTGGCGGAGTTCCTCCTGCAGAACACGGCGCCGGTGGACGCCAAAGCAAAG gatGACCAGACCCCCCTGCACTGCGCTTCCCGCATGGGCCACAAGGAGCTGgtgaagctgctgctggagcacaAGGCCAACCCCAACTCCACCACCACGGCCGGCCACACCCCCCTGCACATCGCCGCCCGGGAGGGCCACGCCTCCACCATCCGCATCCTGCTGGACGGGGAGGCCCAGCAGACCAAAATGACCAAG AAAGGATTCACTCCCCTCCACGTGGCCTCCAAATACGGCAAGGTGGACGTGGCAGAGCTGCTCCTGGAGAGAGGAGCCAACCCAAACGCCGCCGGAAAG AATGGGCTGACCCCTCTGCATGTGGCCGTCCACCACAACAACCTGGACGTGGTCAAACTTCTGGTCAGCAAAGGGGGGTCCCCACACAGTGCGGCCCGA aACGGCTACACCCCCCTGCACATCGCGTCCAAGCAGAACCAGGTGGAGGTGGCCAGCACCCTGCTCCAGTACGGGGCGTCGGCCAACGCAGAGTCCCTGCAGGGGGTCACGCCCCTGCACCTGGCCTCCCAGGAGGGCCGCCCCGACATGGTCTCCCTGCTCATCTCCAAACAGGCCAACGTCAACCTGGGCAACAAG agtGGACTTACCCCTCTGCACCTGGTGGCTCAGGAGGGTCATGTGAGCATCGCGGACATCCTGGTGAAGCAGGGCGCCTCAGTCTACGCCGCGACGCGG ATGGGCTACACTCCGCTTCATGTGGCATGTCACTATGGCAACATCAAAATGGTGAAGTTTCTCCTGCAGCAGCAAGCCAATGTCAACAGCAAGACTAGG GTGGGGTACACGCCCCTACACCAGGCGGCTCAGCAGGGTCACACGGACATCGTCACCCTGCTGCTGAAACATGGAGCCCAGCCTAACGAGCTCACCACC AACGGAACCTCTGCCCTGGCCATCGCTAAGCGGTTGGGGTACATCTCCGTCATCGATGTGCTGAAGCTGGTTACCGAGGAGACCGTGTCCGTG cagaCTACTACAGAGAAGCACCGCATGAGCTTCCCTGAGACGGTGGACGAGATCCTGGACGTGTCGGAGGATGAAG GTGAGGAGCTGCTTGGGGTGGAGGGCACCAG caaCTACTCTCCTGCTATCCCCAGGATTCCCTGCGTCTCCCCGGAAACGGTCATTCTGAAGGAGCATGTGATGGAGCAG CAGCACACCCCCGTCCCTCTTCCGAAGGAGTACGACGAGGACTCCCTCATCCCCAGCAGCCCGGCCACCGAGACGTCGGACAACGTCAGTCCCGTCGCCAGCCCTGTTCACACTGG GTTCCTGGTTAGCTTCATGGTGGACGCCCGGGGCGGGTCGATGCGGGGGAGCAGACACAACGGCCTTCGAGTCATCATCCCGCCCCGCACCTGCGCCGCCCCCACCCGCATCACCTGCCGCCTGGTCAAGCCGCAGAAGCTCACGACCCCGCCCCCgctggtggagggggaggggcttgccAGCCGCATCATCTCCCTGGGGCCCGCCAGCATGCAGTTCCTCGG GCCCGTGATTGTGGAGATCCCCCACTTCGCTGCGCTGGGCCGGGGGGATCGGGAGCTGGTGGTTCTGCGCAGCGAGAACGGATCCGTCTGGAAGGAGCACCGTAATCGCTACGGCGACGACGTTCTGGAGACCATCCTCAACGGCATGGATGAAG ACCTGGAGTGCCAGGAGGAGCTGGGGAAGAAGCGCATCCGTCGCATCATCTCCACCGACTTCCCCCTCTACTTCGCCGTGGTGTCGCGCGTCCAGCAGGAGAGCGATCTGATTGGCCCGGAGGGCGGTCAGCTGACCAGCAAGCTGGTGCCCTTGGTCCAGGCGACTTTCCCAGAGACGGCGGTGACCAAGAGAGTCCGTCTGGGACTGCAG GCCCAGCCGGTTCCTGACGAGCTGGTGACCAAGTTGCTGGGTAACCAGGCCACCTTCAGCCCGGTTGTGACGGTGGAGCCGCGGAGGAGGAAGTTCCACAGGCCCATCGGCCTCCgcatccccctgcccccctcctggAGGGAGAGCCCAAGGGATTCTGGGGAGGGAGACACCACCAGCCTGCGCCTGCTCTGCAGCGTCATTG gtgGTACAGCCCCAGCCCAGTGGGAAGACATCACTGGCACCACCAAGCTGGTGTATGCTAATGACTGCGCTAACTTCACCACCAATGTATCGGCACG gtTCTGGCTGGCTGACTGTCCCAGGACGGCCGAGGCGGTGTCCTTCGCCAACCTGCTGTACCGGGAGCTGTCGGCGGTGCCGTACATGGCCAAGTTCGTGGTGTTCGCCAAGATGAACGAGGTGCGGGAGGGGCGGCTGCGCTGCTACTGCATGACGGACGACAAGATGGACAAGACGCTGGAGCAGCACGAGAACTTCACTGAGGTGGCCCGCAGCCGGGACATCGAG gtgatgGAGGGCATGCCTCTGCACCTGGAGTGCTCGGGGAACCTGGTGCCCGTGCGCAAGGCTACCCATCAGCCTCGCTGCTTCAGCTTCCAGGCCTTCAGAGACAACCGGCTGCCCGTCTCCGTcaag GTGAGGGACAGCAGTAAAGATCCTTCGGGATTTTTGTCCTTCCTGCGCAAGTCCACCAAGTACGAGGACAGCCAACACGTTCTGTGCAACCTCAACATCACCATGCCGCCCTGCATCAAG GTTGTGGGGAGCGAAGACCGCAGACGAACTTTGACCCCGCTGGCCCTGAGGGAGAGATATAGCGCCCTGAACGAGCCGGCCATGG CGTCCATGAGCGCCATGGAGAGGACAGAGCTGAAGATGGCGGTGATATCCGAACAGCTGGGCCTCAGCTGGGCAg aGCTGGCAAGGGAGCTGCAGTTCAGTGTGGATGACATTAATAAGATCCGTGTGGAGAACCCAAACTCCCTGCTGGAGCAGAGCTCCACCCTCCTGAACCTGTGGGCCACTCGGGAGGGCAAAAGGGCAAAGA tgGAGAGTCTGTATGCAGCCCTCAGAAGCATAGACCGGACAGACATCGTCAACATGCTGGAGGGTCAAGGGTCACAGCCCATGCCTGGGAGCCGCGAGGGGGGCGGCCGTCGGCAAGGCGACCATGTGCTCATAACCAATG GTCACGGGCTAGTGCAGGAGGAGCTTCTCTCCCCGGCCTCCATGCACtacctcctcccctcccccctcagcggGGAGCCCTACTGGCAGGAGGTCTCCAGCATGGACTGCGCCCCCATCgccaccacagaagaagacacGCTCATGGAGATGTCCGAGGTGCAGGTGTGGCCCTCGGGGGCCAGTCCGTCCCTGGTGGCCGTGGAGGACTCCTCGCTGGAGTGCAGCAACGCCGACGATTCGGAGGGGCTCCTGGGGACCCCTTACGGGACGCTGTGTCGGCCGGATAGCGGGGCCAGCGGCTACAGCGGAGGGGGCGGGCTCAGCGGCTCCATGGAGCTGGTGGAGGCGGTGGAGGACCTGGCGGAAACGGGCGGAGCCAACCCCGGGGTCAACGTCAACGGGCTGGACAAGGGTCAGAGGTCGGAGGTCGAGAGGTCGGAGGCGACGGCGGCGGCAGGCGGCAGCATGACGAGCAGAGccggagaaggagagggaggaggaggaggagaaggagagggaggaggaggaggaggaggaggagtggaggggCCGGGCTCAGAGGATGGCCTTTCTGTCGTTGCAGGACAGCAGCGAGTGTACGCCCGGCTGAGCGAGTCGCCCGGACTGAGCCGTGTCGCCGAGCGCAACGGCGACAG gtCGGGCAGCACCTCCTTCCTCTCTTACCTGCAGGACCAGTCGAACCCGGGCTGGCACTGCAGCCCGGATTCCCCGccgatgtgggcggggccaaaTTCCAGGCAGTGCATAgaatctgtgatgtcatcggtGCGGGCCGGCGTGGGCGGGGACTCCAGCCAGTCGCGCGTCTCCCAGGAGTCCCTGCTGCAGCCGGTGCGGGACACGGGGCACTCCGAGATCCTGATGGGTCACTTTAGGGGGACGCAGCCCTTCGAGAAGGGGCTGGGCTTCCCCCATCGCGCCCCCGAGCTGCGGGGGTGGGACGAGGCACGCCTCAGAGGGCAG GGCGATGAGCTGGAGGATCTTCCTGGAGAGCAAGTGAGCGAGGAGCAGTTCACCGACGAGCACGGAAACATCGTCACCAAGAAG ATTGTGCGGAAGGTGGTTCGGAGGGGGAAGGGTAATGGCtcggagggggggcaggaggtgaTCGTGGAGGGCTCCCTGCAGGAGGCCGAGGAGCTGGAGGCAGAGGCTGAGCAGCTCATGAACTACGCCATTCTGGGCCGGGAGACCAGCAAG